The Salinibaculum sp. SYNS191 genome has a window encoding:
- a CDS encoding integrin alpha encodes MNGSPGRDTLAFAIAVVVVSAAVVVGGLADAGPASAATDGTATPAALSGNSSLADARTTFQGVGAEDTTGWRVAGEGDVNGDGETDVVVTSPRRDSNGNESGSIHVFYGPVDAGTLNVTDANVTFVGAPGEDAGRDVALGDVDGDGIDDIVVGAPRSALVTGNQTVGDVGSAYVVRGQAERPERVLLRQGANITRLYGGEQGEMAGFAVAVVPGENGGSVLVGAPGNDGAAPDAGAAYLVDDVPTESTAVSDAAAATFEGPNAGANAGHAVSPAGDYDADNRTELLVGAPGANTSGTRTGAAYLLDASTDTASVTAGIAFNGTSQGDTAGWAVAPAGDFDDDGVDDVVVGAPRADTDAGLQAGRSYVLFGERNASDRPLAAADVTLRGTAEGDLAGWSVAPAGSGDVSCDGIDDVLVGAPGTDSAADGAGAAYLVSGGPDQEGERNLSTAATALTGVGQGDQAGWSVAAADDATGDGLNDVLVGAPFNANNGTQTGAAYLVAGECPVEPTPTETPTGTATATATKTPAETPTGTPTATETPAKTPTTTPTEVPSGVDVSARCIDGAATIGVENPNAATSLRVEISGPGDFGERVTLEPGESERFEGLDDGQYTLATFVAGTDRRIARTTVQIDCGAAPATETPTTTPTETATATETPAATETPTATATETPTATPTVTPTETPTATETPTETATETPTETATETATETATETPTETATETATATPPVTPTETETPPVTPPETPTETATETATATPTETATETATATPTATPPEPPEEGAAISFVLLCVGEDAGVPEAPVGGAGSDECPDGVPLVRYEWTGTVFDEAGPNYGTAVVPTDFADIREPVAAQFFSTEYDILGAVVGAGGETCTFDDPAGDGPPNVAVDIGTVESCEAGGNQLDTQESDSDRGFIASVFAWLRSVLPLTLLGLVVAGGLGRGRR; translated from the coding sequence ATGAATGGGAGTCCGGGGAGAGACACGCTCGCGTTCGCCATCGCCGTGGTCGTCGTCAGCGCCGCCGTCGTCGTCGGCGGACTCGCCGACGCCGGCCCGGCGTCCGCGGCCACGGACGGAACCGCGACCCCGGCGGCGCTGTCGGGGAATAGTTCGCTCGCCGACGCCCGGACGACGTTCCAGGGTGTCGGGGCGGAGGACACGACGGGCTGGCGGGTCGCGGGTGAGGGCGACGTCAACGGCGACGGGGAGACGGACGTCGTCGTCACGTCTCCGCGCCGGGACAGCAACGGGAACGAGAGCGGGTCGATACACGTCTTCTACGGCCCCGTCGACGCGGGGACGCTGAACGTCACCGACGCCAACGTGACCTTCGTCGGTGCGCCCGGCGAGGACGCCGGGCGGGACGTCGCCCTCGGCGACGTGGACGGCGACGGCATCGACGACATCGTCGTCGGGGCACCCCGCAGCGCCCTCGTGACGGGGAACCAGACCGTCGGCGACGTCGGGTCGGCCTACGTCGTCCGCGGGCAGGCCGAGCGCCCCGAGCGAGTGCTCCTGCGCCAGGGCGCGAACATCACCCGACTCTACGGGGGCGAACAGGGCGAGATGGCCGGGTTCGCGGTCGCCGTCGTCCCGGGCGAGAACGGCGGGTCGGTGCTCGTCGGCGCGCCGGGGAACGACGGCGCAGCGCCCGACGCCGGCGCGGCCTACCTCGTCGACGACGTCCCCACGGAGTCGACGGCAGTGAGCGACGCGGCCGCGGCGACCTTCGAGGGACCGAACGCCGGCGCGAACGCCGGCCACGCGGTCTCACCGGCCGGTGACTACGACGCCGACAACCGGACCGAACTCCTGGTCGGTGCGCCGGGTGCGAACACGAGCGGTACACGCACCGGCGCGGCCTACCTCCTCGATGCCAGCACCGACACCGCGTCGGTCACCGCCGGCATCGCGTTCAACGGCACCAGCCAGGGTGACACCGCCGGATGGGCCGTCGCGCCGGCGGGCGACTTCGACGACGACGGCGTCGACGACGTCGTCGTGGGCGCGCCGCGGGCGGACACCGACGCCGGGCTCCAGGCCGGGCGGAGCTACGTGCTCTTCGGGGAGCGCAACGCCAGCGACCGTCCGCTCGCAGCGGCCGACGTGACGCTCCGGGGGACTGCCGAGGGTGACCTGGCCGGCTGGTCGGTCGCACCGGCGGGGTCGGGCGACGTCTCCTGTGACGGCATCGACGACGTGCTCGTCGGCGCACCCGGCACCGACAGCGCGGCCGACGGCGCGGGGGCGGCGTACCTCGTCAGCGGTGGCCCCGACCAGGAGGGTGAACGGAACCTCTCCACCGCAGCGACTGCCCTCACCGGCGTCGGCCAGGGCGACCAGGCAGGCTGGTCCGTCGCCGCGGCGGACGACGCCACCGGCGACGGCCTGAACGACGTCCTCGTCGGTGCGCCGTTCAACGCCAACAACGGAACCCAGACCGGCGCGGCGTACCTCGTCGCCGGCGAGTGTCCGGTGGAGCCGACGCCGACGGAGACGCCGACGGGAACGGCGACGGCGACTGCAACGAAGACCCCCGCCGAGACGCCGACTGGAACGCCGACTGCGACGGAGACGCCGGCGAAGACCCCGACCACGACCCCGACGGAAGTGCCGAGCGGGGTCGACGTGTCGGCGCGGTGTATCGACGGGGCGGCGACCATCGGCGTTGAGAATCCGAACGCCGCGACGAGTCTGCGCGTCGAGATATCCGGTCCCGGCGACTTCGGCGAACGCGTGACGCTCGAACCCGGAGAGAGCGAGCGCTTCGAGGGACTCGACGACGGCCAGTACACCCTGGCGACGTTCGTCGCGGGCACCGACCGGCGCATCGCCAGAACCACCGTGCAAATCGACTGTGGTGCCGCGCCGGCGACCGAGACGCCGACGACGACGCCAACCGAGACGGCGACGGCAACTGAAACGCCGGCGGCGACCGAGACGCCGACAGCGACCGCCACCGAAACGCCAACTGCGACGCCCACGGTCACGCCGACTGAAACTCCGACGGCAACTGAGACGCCGACTGAAACGGCAACCGAGACGCCGACCGAGACGGCAACTGAGACCGCAACCGAGACTGCCACAGAAACTCCAACAGAGACGGCAACCGAGACCGCGACAGCGACGCCGCCTGTCACGCCAACAGAGACGGAGACGCCGCCTGTCACGCCCCCGGAAACGCCGACGGAAACTGCGACAGAGACCGCGACAGCAACGCCGACCGAAACCGCGACTGAAACCGCGACAGCAACGCCGACCGCAACCCCGCCGGAGCCGCCGGAGGAGGGGGCCGCGATAAGCTTCGTCTTGCTGTGCGTCGGTGAGGACGCGGGCGTGCCCGAAGCGCCCGTCGGGGGAGCCGGGTCCGACGAGTGTCCGGACGGGGTGCCGCTGGTGCGCTACGAGTGGACGGGGACCGTCTTCGACGAGGCGGGGCCGAACTACGGCACGGCGGTCGTCCCGACCGACTTCGCGGACATCCGCGAGCCCGTGGCGGCCCAGTTCTTCTCGACGGAGTACGACATCCTCGGAGCGGTCGTCGGAGCCGGCGGTGAGACCTGTACCTTCGACGACCCGGCAGGCGACGGGCCGCCGAACGTCGCTGTCGACATCGGGACCGTCGAGAGTTGCGAGGCGGGCGGGAACCAGCTCGACACCCAGGAGTCCGACAGTGACCGCGGTTTCATCGCGTCGGTGTTCGCCTGGCTCCGGTCGGTCCTCCCGCTGACGCTCCTCGGGCTGGTCGTGGCCGGCGGGCTCGGACGGGGCCGTCGGTGA
- a CDS encoding histidine kinase N-terminal 7TM domain-containing protein, with product MLLGSGSVHVLLLSVAALATTALAGYAWRHRDRPGAMPFLGAMVFTAFWALTDVFALTQTFASHLVWERVQWLAIALLPLLFFLFMADFTGYGVVLERRVLPFWFVIPAISVVLIWTNPSHQLMWSNPELVRTGGVVTLTQTFGPWFWVYFLYAYTILIVGFVLLLRLVVVSDYLYLDQTVLIIVGIVSPLLGNAISVFELAPLTGLDLTPYGFAITGVAFGNAFLRYRLFDILPATRQLSNQAALAGVDDGVVIVGDEKEILYLNRAASDIFGCDREDPFGEPLETLLSTDELDFESEDAFAELVIGERTYEVTTAPITDQRDLLIGYTILLHDVTSRERRERRLRQQRDELAQLEQINHVIRSVNTALVNATTRDEVAETVCETLVSNGLYEAAWFGSGLSGASGTVAMTAGDDSPRRLDSPEDLPSDVTLSGASADADVPAVADEASAPRPDGGNRTTVPLVHGRTVYGALVLRTERDEGFSKREREVLGELGETIGRAIQAVEHRQLLLSDAVVELEFRSTDPGDVFVVLSEQAGPCTLDGIVPGEGGALLAYVTVDDATAAEVQRVVDAASGVPEARTVSENGATTVEVSLTSGSLCCPLVEYGANVRSAEATDGECRLVAEVSPESDVRSVVEHVTESFPETELRAKRELEPTAEDHAALPGDGLDDLTDRQQEALEAAFRAGYFEWPRESTAEDVAESMDISSATLHNHLRKAEKRLLAEFFEE from the coding sequence ATGTTACTGGGGTCGGGTTCGGTTCACGTCCTCCTCCTCTCCGTCGCCGCGCTCGCGACGACCGCGCTGGCCGGATACGCCTGGCGACACCGCGACCGGCCGGGTGCCATGCCGTTCCTGGGTGCGATGGTCTTCACCGCGTTCTGGGCCCTGACCGACGTGTTCGCGCTGACGCAGACGTTCGCGAGTCACCTCGTCTGGGAGCGCGTCCAGTGGCTGGCAATCGCGCTCCTCCCGCTGCTTTTCTTCCTGTTCATGGCCGATTTCACAGGCTACGGGGTCGTCCTCGAACGGCGCGTCCTTCCTTTCTGGTTCGTCATCCCCGCTATCTCGGTCGTACTCATCTGGACGAACCCGTCGCACCAGCTCATGTGGTCGAACCCCGAACTCGTCAGGACCGGCGGCGTCGTCACGCTCACGCAGACGTTCGGCCCCTGGTTCTGGGTGTACTTCCTCTACGCCTACACCATCCTCATCGTCGGGTTCGTCCTCCTGCTCAGGCTGGTGGTCGTCTCCGACTACCTCTACCTCGACCAGACGGTCCTCATCATCGTCGGCATCGTCTCGCCGCTGCTGGGCAACGCGATTTCGGTGTTCGAACTCGCGCCGCTGACGGGGCTGGACCTGACGCCCTACGGCTTCGCTATCACCGGCGTCGCCTTCGGGAACGCGTTCCTGCGGTACCGGCTGTTCGACATCCTGCCCGCCACGCGACAGCTCAGCAACCAGGCCGCGCTGGCGGGCGTCGACGACGGCGTCGTCATCGTCGGCGACGAGAAAGAGATTCTCTACCTCAACCGGGCCGCGAGCGACATCTTCGGCTGCGACCGGGAGGACCCCTTCGGCGAGCCGCTGGAGACGCTGCTCAGCACCGACGAACTGGACTTCGAGAGCGAGGACGCCTTCGCCGAACTCGTCATCGGCGAGCGGACCTACGAGGTGACGACGGCCCCGATAACCGACCAGCGCGACCTGCTCATCGGGTACACGATACTGTTGCACGACGTCACCAGCCGGGAGCGACGCGAGCGCCGTCTCCGCCAGCAGCGCGACGAACTCGCGCAACTCGAACAGATAAACCACGTCATCAGGAGCGTCAACACCGCGCTCGTGAACGCGACGACCAGGGACGAGGTCGCGGAGACGGTCTGCGAGACGCTCGTCTCGAACGGGCTCTACGAGGCCGCCTGGTTCGGCTCCGGGCTGTCCGGCGCTTCCGGGACCGTCGCCATGACTGCCGGCGACGACAGTCCCCGCCGACTCGACTCCCCCGAGGACCTCCCGTCCGACGTCACGCTCTCGGGTGCGAGCGCCGACGCGGACGTCCCGGCGGTCGCAGACGAGGCGTCCGCTCCCCGTCCCGACGGCGGCAACCGGACGACGGTCCCGCTGGTCCACGGCCGGACCGTCTACGGCGCGCTCGTCCTGCGAACTGAGCGGGACGAGGGCTTCTCCAAGCGCGAACGGGAGGTGCTCGGCGAACTCGGCGAGACCATCGGACGTGCCATCCAGGCGGTCGAACACCGGCAGTTGCTCCTCTCCGACGCCGTCGTCGAACTGGAGTTCCGGTCGACGGACCCGGGCGACGTGTTCGTCGTGCTCTCCGAGCAAGCCGGGCCGTGTACGCTCGACGGCATCGTCCCCGGCGAGGGCGGCGCACTGCTGGCCTACGTCACCGTCGACGACGCGACCGCCGCGGAGGTCCAGCGGGTCGTCGACGCAGCCAGCGGCGTCCCGGAGGCCCGCACGGTCTCGGAGAACGGCGCGACGACCGTCGAGGTGTCACTGACGTCGGGGTCGCTGTGCTGCCCGCTCGTCGAGTACGGCGCGAACGTCCGCTCGGCGGAGGCGACCGACGGCGAGTGCCGCCTCGTCGCGGAGGTCTCGCCGGAGTCTGACGTCCGGTCCGTCGTCGAGCACGTCACCGAGTCGTTCCCCGAGACCGAACTCCGCGCGAAGCGGGAACTGGAGCCCACGGCTGAGGACCACGCCGCACTTCCCGGCGACGGGCTGGACGACCTCACCGACCGCCAGCAGGAGGCCCTGGAAGCGGCCTTCCGGGCCGGCTACTTCGAGTGGCCCCGCGAGAGCACCGCGGAAGACGTCGCCGAGTCGATGGATATCTCCTCCGCGACGCTGCATAACCACCTCCGGAAGGCCGAGAAACGCCTCCTCGCAGAGTTCTTCGAGGAGTGA
- a CDS encoding AAA family ATPase, with the protein MVEAFAVASGKGGTGKTTSTLALGMALAETHDVTVIDADTGMANVLFHAGLADVETTLHDVLAGDAPVEAAVYDRFGMDVVPCGTSLDGFRDADPARLRNVVADLAADTDVILLDSAAALGSRAAVLPVVLADRVVVVLQPTIPSLSDGLKVQEYAATYETGVAGLVFNRVTDDENIDAIAEKAERYFEGGTLTTVPESDAVRAARRAGKPLLAHAPDSAAAAAYREAAAALDVAAGDSAAVAERFRSAVVPENP; encoded by the coding sequence ATGGTCGAGGCCTTCGCAGTGGCCAGCGGCAAGGGCGGGACGGGCAAGACGACCAGCACGCTCGCACTGGGGATGGCACTCGCCGAGACCCACGACGTGACGGTCATCGACGCCGACACCGGGATGGCGAACGTCCTCTTTCACGCCGGCCTGGCGGACGTCGAAACGACGCTGCACGACGTGCTCGCCGGCGACGCACCCGTCGAGGCGGCGGTCTACGACCGGTTCGGGATGGACGTGGTCCCCTGTGGCACGTCGCTGGACGGCTTCCGGGACGCCGACCCCGCACGACTCCGCAACGTCGTCGCGGATCTCGCGGCCGATACGGACGTCATCCTGCTCGACTCGGCGGCCGCGCTCGGGTCGCGGGCCGCGGTCCTGCCGGTCGTCCTCGCCGACCGCGTGGTGGTCGTCCTCCAGCCCACCATCCCCTCGCTGTCGGACGGGCTGAAGGTCCAGGAGTACGCCGCGACCTACGAGACGGGCGTCGCCGGCCTCGTCTTCAACCGCGTCACCGACGACGAGAACATCGACGCAATCGCCGAGAAGGCCGAGCGGTACTTCGAGGGCGGGACGCTGACGACGGTCCCGGAGAGCGACGCCGTCCGCGCAGCACGCCGGGCCGGGAAACCGCTGCTGGCACACGCGCCCGACTCGGCGGCAGCGGCCGCCTACCGCGAGGCGGCGGCAGCGCTGGACGTCGCGGCCGGTGACTCCGCGGCCGTGGCCGAGCGCTTCCGGAGCGCCGTCGTGCCAGAGAACCCATGA
- a CDS encoding efflux RND transporter permease subunit, with the protein MREGETAGTAQSRPGESRTLAELTTALVVERPRVVVGVFLVLTVPFAVGLTNVTTETGTESFAENLPEQEALDAVNREFAPPFAPAESTTQLIQRDGNVLSREGLVEMLRIQEAIAERPDLRVARVTSVAAQVARTLDPDATTPTAQRRAVERATTPAIERAVRTAAADPGVQRLLSTDFNPASARASATVAVVTHEVPAAPEDTEPVAAAQRRMGDLVGTIAPGVVVFGGGILEAEFGAVIGDTLLLVVPASILLITLFLVVAYRDVLDLFLGMTGLALVVVWTFGALGLAGIPFDQILVAVPPLLLAVGIDYGLHAVNRYREERTAGEAIRPAMRITVGQLLVAFGIVTVTSAIGFASNLTSSLVPIQRFGVVAAIGIVVTALVFGVFLPAAKVLLDSLRERTRLPPARRRPISTPGSRVGRALTLGVVFARRSPAVFLALVLIVTALAGGYATGVDTEFSEENFLPAAETPSYLASLPEPFRPSDYSVTRTLDFLEERFETGEADTVTVYVRGPMESDIALEAVARASTEPPDTFVPAPDGSASATSILTVIQAQAAQDPEFAQFVRRNDIDGDGVPDRNLERIYDELLDSPARDAALSYLTENRRSARVVYAVEADAESSEVTADARTVAGRFPYAATATGEIVVFQTVADLILLSALGSLAVALAGTAIALGSFFWLLFGRPTLGLAGLVPIGATVALVAASMRALGISFNAFTATVLALTIGLGIDYAVHLLHRFADERREGATVDAALRTTVTGTGGALAGSMLTTVFGLGVLVLATFPAIGQFGLLAGLSVLYAFLTSVLVLPSVLALRARFARPLEAA; encoded by the coding sequence ATGCGCGAGGGGGAGACAGCCGGGACGGCCCAAAGCCGTCCGGGCGAGAGCAGGACGCTGGCCGAGCTGACGACGGCGCTGGTCGTGGAGCGGCCGCGGGTCGTCGTCGGCGTCTTCCTCGTGCTCACGGTTCCCTTCGCCGTCGGCCTGACGAACGTGACCACCGAGACGGGCACGGAATCCTTCGCCGAGAACCTCCCCGAGCAGGAGGCCCTGGACGCGGTGAACCGGGAGTTCGCGCCGCCGTTCGCGCCGGCGGAGAGCACGACCCAGCTCATCCAGCGCGACGGCAACGTGCTCTCGCGTGAGGGACTCGTCGAGATGCTGCGCATCCAGGAAGCCATCGCGGAGCGGCCGGACCTGCGCGTGGCCCGGGTCACCAGCGTCGCCGCGCAGGTGGCGCGGACCCTCGACCCGGACGCGACCACGCCGACCGCACAGCGCCGCGCCGTCGAGCGGGCGACGACCCCGGCCATCGAGCGGGCCGTTCGGACGGCGGCCGCGGACCCGGGCGTCCAGCGCCTGCTCAGTACGGACTTCAACCCGGCGAGCGCGCGTGCCTCCGCCACGGTCGCGGTCGTCACCCACGAGGTTCCGGCCGCCCCGGAGGACACCGAACCCGTGGCCGCAGCACAGCGGCGCATGGGCGACCTGGTCGGGACCATCGCACCGGGGGTCGTCGTCTTCGGCGGTGGCATCCTCGAAGCCGAGTTCGGGGCGGTCATCGGGGACACGCTGCTCCTCGTCGTGCCGGCCTCGATACTGCTCATCACGCTGTTTCTCGTCGTGGCCTACCGCGACGTCCTCGACCTGTTTCTGGGGATGACCGGGCTGGCGCTGGTCGTCGTCTGGACGTTCGGGGCACTCGGCCTCGCCGGCATCCCGTTCGACCAGATTCTCGTCGCCGTCCCGCCGCTGTTGCTCGCCGTCGGCATCGACTACGGCCTGCACGCCGTCAACCGCTATCGCGAGGAGCGGACCGCGGGCGAGGCCATCCGCCCGGCGATGCGAATCACGGTCGGCCAGTTGCTGGTCGCCTTCGGCATCGTCACCGTGACGTCGGCCATCGGGTTCGCGTCGAACCTGACGAGTTCGCTCGTCCCGATACAGCGCTTCGGTGTCGTCGCGGCCATCGGCATCGTGGTCACGGCGCTGGTCTTCGGCGTCTTCCTCCCCGCCGCGAAGGTGCTGCTGGATAGCCTGCGCGAGCGGACGCGCCTCCCGCCGGCCCGTCGCCGGCCCATCAGCACGCCCGGGTCCCGCGTTGGGCGCGCGCTGACGCTCGGCGTCGTCTTCGCCCGCCGCTCGCCGGCCGTCTTCCTCGCGCTCGTCCTCATCGTGACGGCCCTGGCGGGCGGGTACGCGACCGGCGTGGACACGGAGTTCTCCGAGGAGAACTTCCTCCCGGCCGCGGAGACGCCGTCGTATCTCGCCTCGCTCCCGGAGCCGTTCCGGCCCAGCGACTACAGCGTCACGCGGACGCTGGACTTCCTGGAGGAGCGTTTCGAGACCGGCGAGGCCGACACCGTCACCGTGTACGTCCGTGGGCCGATGGAGTCCGACATCGCGCTCGAAGCGGTGGCGCGGGCGAGCACCGAGCCACCCGACACGTTCGTCCCGGCACCGGACGGCAGCGCGAGCGCGACGTCGATTCTGACGGTCATCCAGGCGCAGGCCGCCCAAGACCCGGAGTTCGCCCAGTTCGTCCGGCGCAACGACATCGACGGCGACGGCGTCCCCGACCGCAATCTCGAACGTATCTACGACGAACTGCTGGACTCGCCCGCCCGCGACGCGGCGCTGTCGTACCTGACGGAGAACCGCCGGAGCGCACGCGTCGTCTACGCCGTCGAGGCCGACGCCGAGTCCTCGGAGGTCACCGCCGACGCCAGGACGGTCGCCGGTCGCTTCCCCTACGCCGCGACGGCGACGGGCGAAATCGTCGTCTTCCAGACCGTCGCCGACCTCATCCTCCTCTCCGCGCTGGGGAGCCTCGCGGTCGCGCTCGCGGGCACGGCCATCGCGCTCGGGAGCTTCTTCTGGCTGCTCTTTGGTCGCCCCACGCTCGGACTCGCCGGACTGGTGCCCATCGGCGCAACGGTCGCGCTCGTCGCCGCCTCCATGCGCGCGCTCGGCATCTCCTTCAACGCCTTCACCGCGACGGTGCTCGCGCTGACTATCGGCCTCGGCATCGACTACGCCGTCCACCTCCTGCACCGCTTCGCCGACGAGCGACGGGAGGGCGCGACCGTCGACGCGGCGCTGCGCACGACCGTCACCGGGACGGGCGGCGCACTCGCCGGGTCGATGCTCACGACCGTCTTCGGCCTCGGCGTGCTCGTCCTCGCGACGTTCCCCGCCATCGGCCAGTTCGGCCTGCTCGCCGGCCTGAGCGTCCTCTATGCATTCCTCACGTCCGTGCTCGTGTTGCCGTCGGTGCTGGCGCTCCGGGCGCGGTTCGCCCGGCCCCTCGAAGCGGCGTGA